One Thiocapsa sp. genomic window carries:
- a CDS encoding IS110 family transposase, whose product MNTAGIDVAHKTLALAVSTEEKLGKVREFANTPSGHAALIKALQGARVERVCLEATGSYHLDLALAIDAAGLALMVLNPKAAKRFAEALQTRNKSDAVDAGVLAQFARRMPFEPWRRPATEALELRACARRLEALVVDRTRAKNQLHALLQSTTTPAVVLDDVRLSIHQYTAQIDALRDWADARISADEELAQVYRLLTGIPGIAAASAIQLMGELLVLPEDMRAKQWVALAGLDPRQSTSGTSVNKPPRLSKAGNAHLRKALFMPALSAARHEPHVNSYYTHLIEARGLKKIQAICAVMRKLLHAIYAMLKHRQAFDGSRFCLLREAAA is encoded by the coding sequence ATGAATACAGCCGGAATCGATGTGGCCCACAAGACCCTGGCGCTGGCCGTCAGCACCGAGGAGAAGCTCGGCAAGGTCCGCGAGTTTGCCAACACACCAAGCGGTCATGCCGCGCTGATTAAGGCCTTGCAAGGTGCGCGGGTGGAGCGGGTGTGCCTGGAGGCGACCGGCAGCTATCACCTGGACCTGGCGCTGGCCATCGATGCGGCCGGGTTGGCGCTCATGGTGCTCAACCCCAAGGCCGCCAAGCGCTTTGCCGAGGCATTGCAGACGCGCAACAAGAGCGATGCGGTCGATGCCGGGGTGCTGGCGCAGTTTGCCCGGCGCATGCCGTTCGAGCCATGGCGGCGCCCGGCGACCGAGGCACTGGAGCTGCGCGCCTGCGCCCGGCGCCTGGAGGCGTTGGTGGTCGATCGCACGCGGGCGAAGAATCAACTCCACGCGCTGCTGCAAAGCACGACCACGCCGGCCGTGGTGCTGGATGACGTGCGCCTGAGCATCCACCAGTACACCGCCCAGATTGATGCCCTGCGTGACTGGGCCGATGCGCGCATCAGCGCCGACGAGGAGCTTGCGCAGGTCTACCGGCTGCTCACCGGCATCCCCGGCATCGCCGCCGCCAGCGCCATCCAGCTCATGGGTGAGCTGCTGGTGCTGCCCGAGGACATGCGTGCCAAGCAATGGGTCGCCCTGGCCGGACTGGATCCGCGCCAGAGCACCTCGGGCACCAGCGTGAACAAACCCCCGCGCCTGAGTAAGGCCGGCAACGCCCACCTGCGCAAGGCGCTGTTCATGCCCGCGCTGAGCGCCGCGCGCCATGAACCGCACGTCAACAGCTACTACACGCATCTCATCGAAGCGCGCGGCCTGAAGAAGATTCAGGCCATCTGCGCGGTCATGCGCAAATTGCTGCATGCCATCTATGCCATGCTCAAGCACCGCCAAGCGTTCGACGGCAGCCGCTTCTGCTTGCTTCGCGAGGCCGCGGCATGA
- a CDS encoding AAA family ATPase: MFTLKLQAYRSFRDETSIDIRPLTLLYGFNQAGKSTLVRLLALLADSLAPGAGPLDLRSPAVRGATFKELGHLGREPNLSPWLTLVAPGRPADPTLKIQFTDNNGLAVNRIYLIPGPDGDKFKVDLADIVDRVGNGMRGNYEGSYRGQDWSGSLHFESLIPEGLPDDAKGIADAVRAALAPLDRLQWLDANRLTGGSETRAVRCCRPDGADLPELLRTEAGAAVLAKASNWLAEHEGLGDELSLRSGPSGRHQIVHRAFGREALPLYLAGEGIRALLPILLCALWAETRAPGAPTMLAVEEPEAHLHPTVQVALFDRLAQTIRAGIPVVLETHSVYLLRAMQLAVLEGRLTPEEIGLHWVDQGPDGASTVTTIGIDADATLTDWRPDLFEKEQELAHRILDLRWKPQEGA, encoded by the coding sequence TTGTTCACCCTCAAGCTTCAGGCTTACCGATCGTTTCGTGACGAGACAAGCATCGACATCCGGCCGCTGACCCTCTTGTACGGCTTCAATCAGGCGGGCAAGAGCACCCTGGTGCGGCTCCTCGCGCTGCTGGCGGACTCACTTGCGCCCGGCGCCGGCCCACTAGATCTGCGGAGCCCGGCGGTACGCGGGGCGACCTTCAAAGAACTTGGCCACTTGGGGCGCGAACCGAACCTGTCGCCCTGGCTGACGCTCGTAGCGCCGGGGCGGCCGGCAGATCCCACGCTCAAGATTCAGTTTACGGACAATAACGGACTCGCGGTCAACCGGATTTACCTTATCCCGGGACCCGACGGTGACAAATTCAAGGTTGACTTGGCCGATATCGTCGACCGGGTTGGTAACGGCATGCGGGGGAATTACGAGGGCAGCTATCGAGGCCAGGATTGGAGCGGCTCTCTCCACTTCGAAAGCTTGATTCCCGAGGGCTTGCCGGACGATGCCAAAGGCATCGCGGATGCGGTCCGCGCTGCCCTCGCACCACTTGATCGGTTGCAGTGGCTCGATGCAAATCGTCTGACGGGTGGCAGCGAGACCAGAGCGGTCCGCTGCTGCCGCCCAGACGGTGCGGACCTGCCCGAACTCCTGCGGACCGAGGCGGGAGCGGCCGTACTCGCAAAGGCATCCAACTGGCTCGCCGAGCACGAGGGTCTCGGCGACGAACTTAGCCTGCGCAGCGGCCCCTCTGGCCGGCATCAGATCGTTCACCGGGCCTTCGGCCGGGAAGCACTACCGCTGTATCTGGCTGGCGAGGGGATTCGCGCCCTGCTGCCGATCTTACTATGCGCCCTGTGGGCGGAGACCCGCGCCCCCGGGGCGCCAACCATGCTCGCAGTCGAGGAGCCGGAGGCGCACCTGCATCCGACGGTGCAGGTGGCACTGTTCGATCGCCTGGCGCAGACCATCCGTGCCGGCATTCCCGTGGTCTTGGAGACCCATTCCGTCTATTTGCTGCGGGCCATGCAGCTAGCCGTGCTGGAGGGGCGTTTGACTCCCGAGGAAATCGGGCTGCACTGGGTCGACCAGGGACCAGACGGGGCCTCTACCGTCACAACCATCGGGATCGACGCCGACGCGACCCTGACCGATTGGCGCCCTGATCTGTTCGAGAAAGAGCAGGAACTCGCCCACCGTATCCTGGACCTGCGCTGGAAGCCGCAGGAGGGGGCGTGA
- a CDS encoding DUF262 domain-containing protein, which produces MPFYERQPYISPLHQIVAEVLRGEILIPRFQRPGTEWEPPQRGDLLDSLYRGFPIGTILLWSTTIQINTKDVVGGFRIRKASSRDGQRLLLDGHQRLSTLIQILGPGLVQDLQLANMVSVADDTDMANQTELWVFELNLTKSDTPTKSRDRFVLLKPGQSPTPTQLPLSHALNRTALNRWVREQGKNLTEPQVTEVDALRDRLREYNIPVAVLAVDSLEDATESFKRINSSGVPMTDFNMVAALAYRAGFDPQELFEQHRSELLEPIGWQDIPDMDLLRVCAALAQQHPAKMDVDKLAQQLAEHDGLIPRAFQAMAAAAELVEDLCGMTGPEVLPYSWQLITLAVCLGSDGEGRSDTKAREAIRRWLWLTTYGEVFAGVNSAIYDRSLKALRDMIKGDSWQAMERDFTTRVRPVLKFDFRAARSKAVALAMARHEDGGNPFGTAHEALAVGAEAIGVLQPSGRRSDWWNRVILTAGSVNSYRTALKNRAAGISQPAEDKLLAKIGVECERQGTIADLLTARREAIEAEERQFVMDVGFKWADAG; this is translated from the coding sequence ATGCCCTTCTATGAGCGACAGCCCTATATCTCACCCCTCCATCAAATTGTTGCGGAGGTGCTGCGGGGCGAGATCCTGATACCGCGATTCCAACGACCAGGTACCGAGTGGGAGCCACCTCAGCGTGGGGATTTGCTGGACAGCCTCTACCGTGGCTTTCCAATCGGGACCATCCTGCTTTGGTCCACCACTATTCAGATCAACACCAAAGACGTCGTCGGCGGATTCAGGATTCGCAAGGCATCGTCCCGGGACGGACAACGATTGCTGCTGGACGGCCATCAGCGCCTCTCGACCTTGATCCAAATTCTCGGACCTGGGCTTGTCCAGGACCTTCAGCTTGCCAATATGGTGTCGGTAGCGGACGACACCGACATGGCCAACCAGACGGAGCTGTGGGTCTTCGAGCTCAATCTAACCAAGAGCGACACGCCAACCAAGAGCCGCGACAGATTCGTTTTGCTGAAGCCCGGCCAGAGCCCAACTCCAACCCAGCTCCCCTTGAGCCATGCCCTCAACAGGACCGCGCTCAACCGCTGGGTGCGGGAGCAAGGGAAGAATCTTACAGAGCCGCAGGTCACGGAGGTCGATGCCCTTCGGGACCGGCTGCGCGAGTACAACATCCCGGTTGCGGTGCTGGCGGTCGACTCCCTGGAGGACGCAACTGAGAGCTTCAAGCGCATCAACTCCAGTGGCGTCCCGATGACCGATTTCAACATGGTCGCCGCCCTCGCCTATCGGGCCGGATTCGATCCTCAGGAACTCTTCGAGCAGCATCGCAGCGAGTTGCTTGAGCCGATCGGCTGGCAAGACATCCCCGATATGGACCTGCTCAGGGTGTGCGCCGCCCTTGCCCAACAGCATCCGGCTAAGATGGATGTCGATAAGCTAGCACAACAGCTTGCGGAACACGACGGACTGATCCCGCGGGCCTTCCAGGCGATGGCGGCTGCCGCTGAGTTGGTCGAGGATCTCTGTGGGATGACCGGCCCCGAGGTCTTGCCCTATTCCTGGCAGCTCATCACTCTGGCCGTATGTCTGGGCTCCGACGGCGAAGGCCGATCGGACACGAAAGCCCGCGAGGCGATCCGCCGCTGGCTCTGGCTGACGACGTATGGCGAAGTCTTTGCCGGTGTCAACTCGGCCATCTACGACCGCAGCCTCAAGGCCCTTCGGGACATGATTAAGGGCGATTCGTGGCAGGCGATGGAGCGCGATTTCACTACAAGGGTGCGCCCGGTCCTGAAATTCGATTTTCGGGCGGCGCGCTCAAAGGCAGTGGCCTTGGCTATGGCTCGGCACGAGGACGGCGGCAATCCGTTTGGAACTGCGCATGAAGCATTAGCCGTCGGCGCCGAGGCTATCGGCGTGCTACAGCCGAGCGGCAGACGATCTGATTGGTGGAATCGGGTGATCTTGACTGCGGGCTCTGTTAACAGTTATCGAACGGCGCTCAAAAATCGAGCGGCGGGAATCTCTCAGCCGGCCGAGGATAAGCTACTCGCCAAGATTGGGGTCGAATGCGAGAGGCAGGGGACGATAGCAGACTTGCTGACCGCTCGCCGCGAAGCAATCGAGGCCGAAGAGCGGCAGTTCGTCATGGATGTGGGGTTTAAGTGGGCGGACGCCGGTTGA
- a CDS encoding DUF4351 domain-containing protein gives MLAERVKSWTEEWKQQGISEGETKLLRRQLVRRFGPLPAWAEARLEQAGEADLEVWADRVLDGTTLEEVLEEPI, from the coding sequence ATGTTGGCCGAACGGGTGAAGAGCTGGACCGAGGAGTGGAAGCAGCAGGGTATCTCCGAGGGCGAAACCAAGCTGCTGCGCCGGCAGTTGGTGCGGCGCTTCGGACCCCTGCCGGCCTGGGCCGAGGCACGCCTCGAGCAGGCGGGCGAGGCCGATCTCGAGGTCTGGGCCGATCGCGTCCTGGACGGCACGACCCTGGAAGAGGTCCTTGAGGAGCCGATTTGA
- a CDS encoding 16S rRNA (uracil(1498)-N(3))-methyltransferase translates to MRIPRVYVDLPLEPGAALELPSAQARHLTQVLRLPPDAPLVLFNGDGADYPAQITRAERGATRVRVGTPGAPEPIAPLDIHLALGVSKGERMDYALQKSVELGVGRITPLFTERSQVQLSGPRLERRLDHWRGILIGACEQSGRRRLPQLATATTFSDWLSTHAGGGLLLDPEADRPLTALPAPGARITLLIGPEGGLSPRERASARARGFEGVRLGPRILRTETAPLAAIAVIQALWGDLGD, encoded by the coding sequence ATGCGAATCCCGCGCGTCTATGTCGACCTGCCTTTGGAGCCCGGCGCGGCCCTGGAGCTGCCGTCGGCTCAAGCCCGTCACCTCACCCAAGTCCTGCGTCTGCCGCCCGATGCGCCCTTGGTGTTGTTCAACGGCGACGGGGCCGACTATCCGGCGCAGATCACCCGAGCCGAGCGCGGCGCGACGCGCGTGCGCGTCGGCACGCCCGGCGCGCCGGAGCCGATCGCGCCGCTGGACATCCACCTCGCGCTCGGCGTCTCCAAAGGCGAGCGGATGGACTACGCCCTGCAGAAGTCCGTCGAGCTCGGCGTGGGCCGCATCACGCCGCTGTTCACCGAGCGCAGCCAAGTTCAGCTGAGCGGCCCGAGACTCGAGCGGCGTCTGGATCATTGGCGCGGCATCCTCATCGGGGCCTGCGAGCAGTCGGGGCGGCGACGCCTGCCGCAACTCGCTACTGCGACAACCTTTTCGGATTGGCTGAGCACGCACGCGGGCGGCGGACTGCTGCTCGACCCCGAGGCGGATCGGCCCTTGACCGCCTTGCCTGCGCCGGGCGCGAGGATCACCCTGCTGATCGGCCCGGAAGGCGGGCTGAGTCCGCGCGAACGCGCGAGTGCTCGGGCTCGGGGTTTCGAGGGGGTGCGCCTGGGGCCGCGGATCCTGCGGACCGAAACAGCCCCGCTCGCCGCCATCGCCGTCATCCAGGCGCTCTGGGGGGATCTCGGTGACTAG
- a CDS encoding DUF423 domain-containing protein codes for MNRPRIWLTTGAVCGFVTVALGAFGAHGLRDLVSPERLANWATATDYLGLHALAILACGLWLLQRPDDGLVHRAAGAFLVGILLFSGSLFVLVLTDQRAIGMITPIGGVLLLAGWALLVVGAWRARGRDDADSRPGAD; via the coding sequence ATGAATCGACCACGCATTTGGTTGACGACCGGCGCGGTCTGCGGGTTCGTTACGGTCGCCTTGGGTGCCTTCGGGGCACACGGTCTGCGTGACCTCGTGAGCCCGGAGCGACTGGCGAATTGGGCCACCGCGACGGACTATTTGGGCCTGCACGCGCTTGCGATCCTGGCCTGCGGGCTGTGGCTGCTGCAGCGGCCCGATGATGGGCTCGTCCACCGGGCCGCCGGGGCCTTTCTGGTCGGCATCCTGCTGTTCAGCGGCAGCCTTTTTGTGCTCGTGCTGACGGATCAGCGTGCGATCGGGATGATCACCCCGATCGGCGGCGTGCTCCTCCTTGCAGGTTGGGCGCTGCTCGTCGTCGGTGCTTGGCGAGCTCGGGGACGTGATGACGCGGACTCCCGGCCCGGAGCGGATTGA
- a CDS encoding ISAs1 family transposase, producing MATPETDSSLLGHFSVLEDPRDALRRRHNLLDMVIIAIAATLGGADGWVAIAQFGRSKEAWFRQFLELPNGIPAHDTFGRVFALLAPEAFETCFRAWVASIRTVIPGEIIAVDGKTLRRSHNRAKGLAALHLVSAWATANRVVLGQVATDAKSNEITAIPQLLALLMLRGAIVTIDAMGCQTKIAEQIVDQGGDDVPALKGNQGVLAAEVEDAFIEADAKDYAGVESEALETVERGHGRVETRRYRTLGELSGVPRSALWKGMNMIGMVESTRESAGKISRETRFFIGTIGTGVGDFARAVRAHWGVENDLHWSLDVAMREDDCRVRETQARENLAVLRHIALSRLKNDSTKLGIRNKRLKAGWDERYLEKLLFERPRTAGQSAQLGHTNISRG from the coding sequence ATGGCGACACCGGAAACCGATTCTTCTCTCTTGGGCCACTTCAGCGTGCTGGAAGACCCGCGCGACGCGCTGCGACGCCGGCACAACCTCCTCGACATGGTGATCATCGCGATCGCGGCGACGCTCGGCGGCGCCGACGGTTGGGTGGCCATCGCCCAGTTCGGCCGCTCGAAGGAAGCGTGGTTTCGGCAATTCCTGGAGCTGCCCAACGGCATTCCGGCGCACGATACCTTCGGGCGGGTGTTCGCGCTGCTGGCGCCCGAGGCGTTCGAGACGTGTTTCCGCGCCTGGGTCGCCTCGATCCGGACGGTCATCCCGGGGGAAATCATTGCCGTGGACGGTAAGACACTGCGCCGTTCGCACAACCGGGCGAAGGGTCTGGCGGCATTGCATCTGGTCAGTGCGTGGGCGACCGCCAACCGGGTGGTGCTCGGGCAGGTCGCCACCGACGCCAAATCCAACGAGATCACCGCCATTCCTCAGTTGCTCGCGCTGCTGATGCTCAGGGGCGCCATCGTCACCATCGATGCAATGGGATGTCAGACGAAGATCGCCGAGCAGATCGTCGACCAAGGTGGGGACGATGTGCCGGCTCTGAAAGGCAACCAGGGCGTGCTGGCCGCAGAGGTGGAGGATGCCTTCATCGAGGCCGACGCCAAGGACTATGCCGGGGTCGAGAGTGAAGCGCTCGAAACCGTCGAGCGCGGCCACGGCCGGGTGGAAACGCGCCGCTATCGCACCCTCGGCGAGCTGTCCGGCGTACCGCGCAGCGCGTTGTGGAAGGGCATGAACATGATCGGTATGGTCGAGTCCACGCGCGAGAGCGCCGGGAAGATCTCGCGGGAAACGCGCTTTTTCATCGGCACCATCGGCACCGGTGTCGGGGACTTCGCGCGCGCCGTCCGTGCTCACTGGGGTGTGGAGAACGATCTGCATTGGAGCCTCGATGTGGCCATGCGCGAGGACGACTGCCGCGTGCGCGAGACGCAGGCCCGCGAGAACCTCGCGGTGTTGCGCCATATCGCCCTGTCGCGGCTGAAGAACGACAGCACCAAGCTCGGCATCCGGAACAAACGTCTCAAGGCGGGCTGGGACGAGCGATACTTGGAAAAGCTCCTCTTCGAGCGGCCACGGACTGCCGGGCAGAGCGCTCAATTAGGTCATACTAATATTAGCCGCGGTTGA
- a CDS encoding SIS domain-containing protein, whose amino-acid sequence MNDTNTLSHHDLAAMLADRLGATAALVEAVRGDAALLAATVDAAVRTAESIRNGGTLFICGNGGSAGEATHLSGELIGPFLNKTRRPIPAVALGFDTSALTAVANDFSFAEIFSRPLAALARPGDVLWALSTSGRSPNIVRVLETAAERRVVSVLLTGARHADLVAPADLLLSVPSRETPRIQELHLVLGHFLCEAVEALAC is encoded by the coding sequence ATGAACGACACCAACACGCTTTCACATCATGACCTTGCTGCCATGCTCGCCGACCGGCTCGGCGCGACCGCAGCCCTCGTCGAGGCCGTCCGGGGCGACGCCGCGCTGCTTGCCGCCACGGTCGACGCCGCGGTGCGCACCGCCGAATCCATCCGCAACGGCGGCACACTCTTCATCTGCGGCAACGGCGGCAGCGCCGGCGAGGCCACCCACCTCAGCGGCGAGCTGATCGGTCCCTTCCTCAACAAGACACGCCGCCCCATCCCGGCCGTCGCGCTGGGCTTCGACACCAGCGCCTTGACCGCGGTGGCCAACGATTTCTCCTTCGCCGAGATCTTCTCGCGCCCGCTCGCAGCCTTGGCCCGGCCCGGCGACGTGCTCTGGGCGCTCTCCACCAGCGGTCGCTCACCCAATATCGTCCGGGTTCTCGAAACCGCCGCCGAGCGTCGGGTGGTCAGCGTACTCCTCACCGGCGCACGACATGCCGATCTTGTCGCGCCCGCGGATCTCCTGCTCTCGGTTCCATCGCGCGAGACGCCTAGGATTCAGGAGCTTCATCTGGTTCTCGGGCATTTCCTATGCGAGGCCGTCGAGGCGCTGGCGTGTTGA
- a CDS encoding phosphopantetheine-binding protein, whose translation MFDDIEETLRDIISKSLKVDKDLIQKDSSLEDWGGDSLDFIETLFAIETQFDIGLPDVGGGRDLNFEKLANMVREQVAKRS comes from the coding sequence ATGTTCGATGACATTGAAGAAACACTGCGAGATATCATTTCAAAAAGTCTCAAGGTCGACAAGGATTTAATCCAGAAAGACTCGTCTCTCGAGGACTGGGGCGGCGACTCGCTCGACTTCATCGAAACACTTTTCGCGATCGAAACACAGTTCGATATCGGCTTGCCGGATGTCGGGGGAGGTCGGGATCTCAATTTCGAGAAATTGGCCAACATGGTCCGGGAGCAGGTTGCCAAGCGCTCATGA
- the fabF gene encoding beta-ketoacyl-ACP synthase II: protein MRSHRRVVVTGIGMITPFGVGRTVFWSQALAGSSATRLIQGFDPEPYRSQVVGECLDFDPSSVVDSSEVRRYDRFSLFAMAAADEALADSCLSPSSERTGVVMGTGMGGAATTDLQYEAMRTKGRRFVNPLTVPMAMPNAAAGHIGLRNRLRGPSLTISTACASGANAVGEGLRIIAHGYADTMLVGGVEAAINPGFYTVWDALRVMAKRNEDPAGASRPFSLDRTGFVMAEGAAVLVLEEREQAIGRGASIYAEITGYGVTNDAYHVTRPSMEGEANAIRLAMSDAGVVPADVDYINAHGTATAANDVSETNAIKAIFGEHAEKIPISSTKSMIGHSIGAAGAIEFAATCMTIREQIILPTINLETPDPDCNLDYVPNRSRSAEIEVAISNSFGFGGNNAILVARKHR from the coding sequence ATGAGAAGTCACCGTAGGGTTGTCGTCACGGGCATCGGCATGATTACCCCATTCGGGGTCGGTCGCACTGTTTTTTGGTCGCAAGCGTTGGCAGGGAGCTCAGCCACTCGATTGATTCAAGGGTTCGATCCTGAGCCATATCGTTCGCAAGTCGTGGGAGAATGCTTGGATTTCGATCCATCAAGTGTCGTGGATTCGTCCGAAGTTCGCCGCTACGACCGATTCTCCCTATTCGCCATGGCTGCGGCCGACGAGGCTCTCGCGGACAGCTGCCTTAGTCCGTCTTCGGAGCGGACCGGTGTCGTGATGGGCACGGGGATGGGAGGGGCCGCAACCACTGATCTCCAGTACGAAGCGATGCGTACGAAGGGGCGCCGATTCGTGAATCCGCTCACCGTACCTATGGCGATGCCGAACGCCGCTGCGGGACACATCGGCCTTCGCAACCGTTTGCGAGGCCCGTCCCTGACGATATCGACCGCCTGTGCGTCGGGTGCCAATGCGGTCGGCGAAGGACTGCGAATCATTGCGCACGGATACGCCGATACGATGTTGGTCGGCGGGGTCGAGGCTGCAATTAACCCCGGTTTCTATACGGTCTGGGACGCATTGCGTGTGATGGCGAAGAGAAACGAAGATCCGGCAGGTGCGTCGCGTCCCTTTAGTCTTGATCGCACGGGCTTCGTGATGGCAGAGGGCGCAGCGGTTCTGGTCTTGGAGGAACGCGAGCAAGCCATCGGGCGGGGCGCTTCGATATACGCGGAAATCACCGGATACGGCGTCACGAACGATGCCTATCATGTCACTCGGCCCTCCATGGAAGGGGAAGCGAACGCGATTCGGTTGGCGATGAGCGATGCAGGGGTCGTCCCGGCCGACGTCGATTACATCAATGCGCATGGGACAGCAACTGCAGCCAACGACGTCTCTGAAACCAATGCGATCAAGGCAATCTTCGGCGAGCATGCGGAGAAGATTCCGATCTCGTCCACGAAGTCGATGATCGGGCATAGTATCGGCGCTGCCGGTGCAATAGAGTTCGCAGCGACCTGCATGACGATTCGCGAACAAATTATCCTTCCTACCATCAATCTCGAGACGCCTGACCCGGACTGCAACCTGGATTACGTCCCCAACCGATCGAGATCGGCAGAGATCGAAGTCGCGATCTCCAACTCGTTCGGGTTCGGGGGTAATAATGCAATCCTCGTCGCTCGCAAACACCGGTAA
- a CDS encoding beta-ketoacyl-ACP synthase III, which produces MQLLAKQFFFEAFMKDVYITRTSSYLPNAPVGNSDIESVIGRLKKQPERVKQFVLANNGIQTRYYAIDPKTGRKTHSNAQLASESVTALLRDAGLKLEQIEGLACGTSSADQLIPSHANMVAGELGMPPAEIVSTAGVCASGMSAFKYAYMDVALGHARNFIVTGSECASAFMEVKQYEPLIDALHADPDAVPMVAFEKEFLRWMLSDGAGAVLLEPAPRVGAVNFKVESVALRSWAGSLPVCMYAGMNKSKDGDLTFWFDEDDRSQIPQKGYLLLQQDARVLEAHMVDVAVQGLTYLIEEQGFDVDRVDWFLPHLSSMYFKDVLMEQFEANGVKLPEKKWFTNLADKGNTGSASIFIMLDELARSGRLQNGETVFCAVPESARFTMAGMLLTVC; this is translated from the coding sequence ATGCAACTGCTGGCGAAGCAATTCTTTTTCGAGGCTTTTATGAAAGACGTTTATATCACACGCACCAGCTCATACCTGCCGAACGCTCCGGTCGGCAATAGTGATATCGAGTCGGTCATCGGCCGATTGAAAAAGCAGCCGGAACGCGTGAAGCAGTTTGTTTTGGCAAACAACGGGATTCAGACTCGATACTACGCCATCGACCCGAAAACCGGGAGAAAGACGCACTCCAATGCTCAGCTTGCGAGCGAATCAGTTACTGCCCTCCTGCGGGATGCCGGTCTAAAACTGGAGCAGATAGAAGGCTTGGCGTGCGGGACATCTTCGGCTGATCAACTGATCCCCTCGCATGCCAATATGGTGGCCGGAGAGTTGGGGATGCCACCGGCCGAGATTGTCTCGACGGCAGGTGTTTGCGCATCCGGGATGTCTGCTTTCAAATACGCTTACATGGATGTCGCGCTGGGTCATGCGCGCAACTTCATCGTGACCGGGTCGGAATGTGCGTCGGCCTTCATGGAGGTCAAGCAATACGAACCATTGATCGATGCGCTTCACGCCGATCCCGACGCTGTGCCGATGGTTGCATTCGAGAAGGAGTTTCTACGTTGGATGCTGTCGGATGGCGCAGGCGCGGTTCTGTTGGAGCCCGCGCCGCGGGTCGGCGCGGTCAATTTCAAGGTCGAGTCTGTTGCCTTGAGGTCGTGGGCGGGAAGCCTTCCCGTGTGCATGTATGCCGGGATGAATAAAAGCAAAGATGGTGATCTGACTTTCTGGTTCGATGAAGATGACCGAAGCCAAATCCCCCAGAAAGGCTACCTCCTCTTGCAGCAGGACGCCCGGGTGCTTGAGGCTCACATGGTGGATGTTGCTGTACAGGGGCTGACTTATCTCATCGAAGAGCAGGGTTTCGATGTCGATCGCGTCGACTGGTTTTTGCCGCATTTGTCCTCCATGTATTTCAAGGATGTCTTGATGGAGCAGTTCGAAGCGAACGGCGTGAAGCTTCCGGAGAAAAAGTGGTTTACAAACCTCGCGGACAAGGGAAACACCGGATCGGCATCGATCTTCATCATGCTCGATGAACTTGCGAGATCGGGGCGCCTCCAGAATGGCGAAACGGTTTTCTGTGCCGTGCCGGAGAGCGCTCGTTTTACCATGGCCGGGATGCTGTTGACCGTTTGTTGA
- the fabZ gene encoding 3-hydroxyacyl-ACP dehydratase FabZ, which produces MPIQKPAITNACPNSVRIAEILSTLPHRFPFLLVDRVVDYQAGRALEARKLVTANEHYMASESQFFPSVLIVEAMAQATGILAVLSAEEVSADSRFFLIGVDRTSFSGHVEAGDQLAIQVRVLRITQGVGKFQAEASVGGVQVAIAELMCAAQI; this is translated from the coding sequence ATGCCCATCCAAAAACCGGCGATAACGAATGCATGTCCAAATTCGGTCAGGATTGCGGAAATCCTGTCCACATTGCCACATCGATTTCCGTTCCTTCTGGTCGATCGAGTGGTGGACTATCAAGCCGGTCGTGCGCTTGAGGCGCGCAAGCTTGTGACAGCAAACGAACACTATATGGCAAGCGAATCGCAATTCTTTCCGTCTGTTTTGATTGTCGAGGCGATGGCCCAAGCCACAGGGATCCTCGCCGTACTCAGCGCCGAGGAGGTTTCTGCCGACTCGCGGTTTTTTTTAATCGGTGTTGATCGGACATCGTTTTCGGGGCATGTCGAGGCCGGGGATCAGTTGGCGATTCAAGTGCGCGTTTTGCGGATCACCCAAGGAGTGGGAAAATTTCAAGCGGAAGCGAGTGTCGGTGGTGTCCAGGTGGCGATTGCGGAGCTGATGTGTGCGGCTCAAATCTAG